The genomic window CATCCTCGCCTTCTTTGATCATTTGCAGCGTATCGTTCAATTGGTCTAGGTCATCGATCTGTTGCTGGAATGTGTCCAGAATCAGGTTACCTGTGGGCTTTTCATTCTTATTCAAACCTTCAACGAATTTTGCCAAATGTTCTGAAAACCAACTTTGGCGATTCTTCAATGAATCTGGGAACTTTTGACTGATATAGCGCTGGTAGTCGATCAATAGCTGCATTTGTTGGTGCTCAGTCTTATACCAGAATTGGTCAACTAAAAACATTGGCAAAACTTTCATGTGCGCTCTTGAAGCAAAGGCACGATAAGGACTCAATAATTGATCCAAAGTCATATTTTCAGCACCGCCAACTTGGAAATCTTTTTCCGGTAAGCCTGTCGTTACTACTAGTCCAAACTCTTTATCTTCTAAATGGAATTGACCATCACCGTAAACGAAGTTTCGACTCATGACTTTATCCAGCCACTCTTTTAAGCCTGCTGGAGCTGAATACCAATATAGTGGGAATTGAAAAATGATCCGATCAGCGGATTCGAGCAGCTGTCTTTCAAGGTCAACTTCAATACTTTTGAGACCTTCAATGTGATGCCAAATAGCATCGGTCGATTCTGATCCCTTTTTTAAAAATTGTTGGGTCTGCGAACCGCTGATTTCTGGATGTGAGACTACGATTAAAGTTTTGATATGATCACCTTCAATGTGTTATTAAGTCAAGCATACCAGACTAGATAGCGTTTTCCATAGTAAATTATCTTTCATCATTAAATATTAAAAGTTGATTTACAAATAAGCGCTTCAACCAAATTTGATTGAGTTAATTCATATTTGAACCAATTAATTATTTTATTGATTTTTATAAATTGTTTCCTTAACCTTAAAGTATTGTTTAATTCATTTATGGGTGGGATACGTCATAGATCAGTTATCAATAAATAAATTATGGGGAATTTATGAAATGAAAAAATCAACGATTTTCTTTACTGCCACAGCAGCATTAGCTGCAACAGTCTTTTTTACATCCAATCAAACAGCTTCTGCGAGTGGAGTTGCCACAACCAAATCTGATGTAGCTATCACAAGTTTGTACAAAAATGATGGATCACCAGCTACTAGAGGATTGGCCGCTAATACGCCTTGGGCAGTCGGTGAAACAATTACGTTAGGCGGTGAAACTTATTATCAAGTTTCTACTAATGAGTACGTGAAAGCGGCGGATGTTTCGTATACTAATTACACTCCTGGCGACAACTCAAATGTAACCGTTACAATAAAAGCACCTTCAATTCCCATTTACAATGATGAAACAAACTGGGAATTTGACGGTCCTTGGATCGATGGAGGTTCAACGTACAAGGTAAATCGTGTTGTATCAGATCAATACGGATTTACTTTCTATCAAATCTCAGGCCACGGCTGGGTCGAGGCACTTTTGGTAAACGTCCATGGAACTCCTAATAACGTCGAACACATTGCTGACTTTAATCCAATGAAATACGCTGGATACGGTGATATGGCAGACGATGTTCGGAATATTTTGATTCAACAAGGAGCAGATTCATACTTAGTTTCTCAAATCCCTGATGAATATTTACAAACCGCGTCAACAATTTCAACACTGTTCGGTGAAGATGTTGGTGGTTTGTATCGAATGATTGAACAAAGTTATAAACTAACTTATTAATTACCTTAACTGTCCAAGCTGTTGGACAGTTTTTTTTAATATGTGTAATGTATTTTAACAACAAATCAAATTTGATCTACTCTAATATTTTCAGATTAAAAAAATTGTTTTTAATGATATTAAATAATTTATTGAAAACCTACTTGTGAATGATTATGCTTAAAGTAATCTTTAAACATTATTTGGAGGAATCCTATCATGAAGAAATCTCTCATCTATTTGATTTCATCAAGTGTTGTGGCTGCTGGACTATTATTCTTTGCAAATCCTATGTCCGCTTCTGCTGCTGGCGTTGCTACTACACCTGGTGATATCTCGGTTACTCATTTATATACTAACGAAGGTAAATTGATCAGCAATCGTGGACTTAGTGCCAATACTGATTGGGCAGTCGGCCAAGTTATTTCTGTCGACAAAACAACTTTATTGCAAGTATCTACTAATGAATACGTTAAAGCTTCCGATGTAACTTATCCCAGTCATCCAAAAACAGTCAATACGCCAGTTACTAACGTTGGTAATCCAAACGTGACTGTTTCGACTGCTTACCAAACTACGCCAGTATTTGACGATACAACTGGTAACGTTTCTAGTTATATCAATCATGGCGAAAGCTATAAAGTTGGTAGAATCATCAAAAACGCTAGTGGCGTAACTTTTTACCAAGTCTCAGCACATGGCTGGGTCGTTGATGGTTTGATCACTGTCTCAGGAACACCTGAATCAGTTGAATTATCGCCAAACTTTAATCCTGTTAATTCATATATGGGAACAACGCCTGATTCAATCAGACAATTGATTTCTGAATACAATTCCGTTAATACTAGAGTTCTAAATGCAATCCCAGATAACTTATTAACAACTGAATATACTATTTCAAATTATGCTGGTAAAGATCCATCAGGAACTTACATGCGTTTGAAAGCTTATTATCCAAATCTATAACATACTAAAAGAGGCTTGATTCTTAAATGAATCAAACCTCTTTTTCGTTAAGCAGGGATCTTCTTGTAGTCGCGAAACATTGCTTCTCGATAAATCTTTGAGATTGTTTTTTCATAATCTTCATTGGCTACACCAAATACTACTTTAATGTCGCTACCTTCTTGGATCACTAAGCGAACATTGATCAAACTGTTGTCTAGATAATCTAAGATCTTACCAGCAATAGCTGGACGTTTGCTCAATTGCAATGAAACTGCTGCAACTAGTGCGATATCTTTGTTAACTTCGACGTCGTCTAGTCCGCATGTTTGTTTCAATTTCAACACGATTGATTCCAACTTATTGCTGATGTCAGATTGTTGGAACAAGAAACTGAATGAGTCGTTTCCTGAAGGGACGTA from Companilactobacillus sp. includes these protein-coding regions:
- a CDS encoding NAD(P)H-dependent oxidoreductase; the protein is MEGDHIKTLIVVSHPEISGSQTQQFLKKGSESTDAIWHHIEGLKSIEVDLERQLLESADRIIFQFPLYWYSAPAGLKEWLDKVMSRNFVYGDGQFHLEDKEFGLVVTTGLPEKDFQVGGAENMTLDQLLSPYRAFASRAHMKVLPMFLVDQFWYKTEHQQMQLLIDYQRYISQKFPDSLKNRQSWFSEHLAKFVEGLNKNEKPTGNLILDTFQQQIDDLDQLNDTLQMIKEGEDDNLE
- a CDS encoding SLAP domain-containing protein is translated as MKKSTIFFTATAALAATVFFTSNQTASASGVATTKSDVAITSLYKNDGSPATRGLAANTPWAVGETITLGGETYYQVSTNEYVKAADVSYTNYTPGDNSNVTVTIKAPSIPIYNDETNWEFDGPWIDGGSTYKVNRVVSDQYGFTFYQISGHGWVEALLVNVHGTPNNVEHIADFNPMKYAGYGDMADDVRNILIQQGADSYLVSQIPDEYLQTASTISTLFGEDVGGLYRMIEQSYKLTY